In a single window of the Methanolobus psychrophilus R15 genome:
- a CDS encoding putative circadian clock protein, KaiC has protein sequence MARVPTGIPGFDQLIEGGFIENDVILLIGGPGAGKSTFGAQYLYEGITRYGETGVYITFEETPARIMRNMWRHGWDLERLVKEDKLRIIRVDPIAYERYIKKNQDTGSGSETDTTTIEAVLRQIYASVQEIGAKRLFIDSMTSLKITPDPVNVRYIILEFIKNIESFDCTTLITSELNNDPDHFSVEEYLAEGVICLKVLRIGGERIRSIEILKMRGTKHDEVLRPYVMTDHGIVVYPTQSVIGKEADVFSTETLNGRRKPDETGSCRLTGREDHVTLNTGTFHQDG, from the coding sequence ATGGCTCGCGTACCTACTGGAATACCCGGATTTGACCAGCTTATAGAAGGCGGCTTCATAGAGAACGATGTGATCCTCCTCATAGGCGGGCCTGGCGCCGGAAAATCAACCTTCGGAGCACAATATCTGTATGAAGGTATTACAAGATACGGAGAGACAGGAGTCTACATCACCTTCGAGGAGACACCCGCGCGCATCATGCGCAATATGTGGAGACATGGCTGGGACCTTGAGAGGCTTGTAAAAGAAGACAAGCTGCGCATAATCAGGGTAGACCCCATCGCTTATGAAAGGTACATCAAGAAGAACCAGGATACAGGATCCGGCAGTGAAACAGATACGACCACTATTGAGGCTGTTCTGCGGCAGATATACGCCAGCGTACAGGAAATTGGCGCCAAACGCCTGTTCATTGATTCCATGACATCCCTCAAGATAACCCCTGACCCAGTCAATGTAAGGTACATCATCCTTGAATTCATTAAGAATATCGAAAGCTTTGATTGTACCACCCTGATAACAAGCGAACTCAATAATGACCCGGACCATTTCAGCGTAGAGGAATATCTTGCCGAAGGAGTTATTTGCCTTAAGGTATTGAGGATTGGCGGAGAAAGGATCAGGTCTATAGAGATATTGAAGATGCGAGGCACCAAACACGATGAGGTGTTGCGCCCTTATGTTATGACCGATCACGGGATTGTTGTCTACCCAACACAGTCCGTCATAGGTAAGGAAGCGGATGTTTTCTCCACGGAAACACTCAATGGAAGGAGAAAACCAGATGAAACCGGATCATGCAGACTCACAGGACGAGAAGATCACGTTACTCTCAATACCGGGACTTTCCATCAGGATGGATAA
- a CDS encoding pyruvate formate-lyase activating enzyme, translated as MRILAIDIGAGTQDIVLYDTEREVENSLLMIMPSPTVVIAGRIHAAGSRNKGIFLKGSLMGGGPSARAVRQHLRQGLEVYATPGAALTINDDLEKVKEMGIRVISDDDTKPGTLEEIILQDIDMQAIGEALAGFGVEMPDMFAVAIQDHGNSPYLSNRIYRFRIFERIIGEGGEFERFAYTGDDIPADLTRMKSAAHTLGEKGKIFMDTGPAAIFGALFDPAAIQPAIVVNIGNGHTLAAIVKDDRVRALYEHHTSSLTGEKLQEQIILFADGKLSFDDVFNEGGHGCHVKETEGFDAIRSVIVTGPRLNVLKNMQSEKKNMRLWEKLHFAAPFGNMMLSGCYGLLASHLRETQTRSHI; from the coding sequence ATGAGAATACTGGCAATCGATATAGGTGCAGGTACCCAGGATATAGTCCTGTATGACACGGAAAGGGAAGTGGAGAATAGCCTTTTAATGATAATGCCGTCACCTACCGTGGTAATTGCCGGGAGGATACATGCTGCCGGATCAAGGAATAAAGGTATCTTCCTTAAAGGCAGCCTGATGGGAGGCGGGCCTTCAGCCAGGGCTGTAAGGCAGCATCTGAGGCAGGGACTGGAAGTCTATGCCACCCCGGGTGCCGCACTTACTATCAACGATGACCTGGAGAAAGTTAAGGAAATGGGAATAAGGGTAATCAGTGATGATGATACAAAACCGGGAACACTCGAAGAAATAATCCTGCAGGATATTGATATGCAGGCCATTGGGGAGGCTTTGGCCGGTTTTGGAGTGGAGATGCCTGATATGTTCGCTGTTGCCATCCAAGACCATGGGAACTCACCTTATTTGAGCAACCGCATTTACAGGTTCAGGATATTTGAGAGGATCATAGGCGAGGGAGGAGAATTTGAAAGGTTTGCATATACCGGAGATGACATCCCTGCGGACCTCACGCGCATGAAGTCTGCAGCGCACACGCTGGGAGAAAAAGGAAAGATCTTCATGGATACAGGGCCTGCGGCAATCTTCGGAGCCTTGTTCGACCCCGCGGCGATACAGCCGGCCATTGTCGTGAACATAGGCAACGGACATACCCTTGCAGCCATCGTTAAAGATGATAGGGTCAGGGCGCTCTACGAGCATCATACATCCAGCCTTACCGGGGAGAAGTTACAGGAGCAGATAATTCTTTTTGCGGATGGCAAACTCTCATTCGATGATGTGTTCAATGAAGGCGGACATGGGTGCCATGTAAAAGAGACTGAAGGCTTTGATGCCATCAGGTCAGTCATAGTAACCGGCCCCAGGCTTAATGTACTGAAGAACATGCAATCTGAGAAAAAGAATATGAGATTATGGGAAAAGCTGCATTTTGCGGCACCTTTTGGGAACATGATGCTCTCAGGTTGTTATGGCCTGCTTGCTTCCCACCTGCGGGAAACACAGACAAGGTCACATATATAA
- a CDS encoding translation initiation factor IF-2 subunit beta — MKDYEALLNRAIENLPDKETTDIRFVIPEPKIMMEGKTTILDNFLNIADVLNRDPDHVMKYLTREMGTAGKIEGMRAIFQGRFSKDQIRSNIEAYVEEFVMCSECSRPDTQLTKMERVLVLKCSACGAHRPVKKRRSTAPVKQDAIEEGKEYEVHIDAVGSKGDGIAKVDKYTIFVPGAAKGQAVKIKVKRLSGTLAFAEKV; from the coding sequence ATGAAAGATTACGAAGCGCTTTTGAACCGTGCGATAGAGAACCTGCCTGACAAGGAGACCACGGACATCCGATTCGTGATCCCTGAGCCTAAAATAATGATGGAAGGCAAGACCACCATTCTGGATAACTTCCTCAACATAGCGGATGTCCTGAACAGGGATCCGGATCACGTGATGAAATACCTTACACGTGAGATGGGAACCGCAGGCAAGATAGAAGGCATGCGGGCTATATTCCAGGGACGCTTCTCAAAGGACCAGATACGGTCCAACATAGAAGCTTATGTGGAAGAGTTTGTCATGTGCTCTGAATGTTCAAGGCCTGATACACAACTCACCAAGATGGAAAGAGTGCTCGTGTTGAAATGCTCTGCATGTGGAGCCCACAGACCTGTGAAGAAGAGACGCAGCACAGCGCCTGTGAAGCAGGATGCTATTGAGGAAGGAAAGGAATACGAGGTTCACATAGATGCAGTCGGCTCCAAAGGAGACGGCATTGCCAAAGTGGATAAATACACTATCTTCGTTCCCGGCGCTGCAAAGGGCCAAGCAGTGAAGATAAAAGTAAAACGCCTCAGTGGTACCCTGGCCTTCGCAGAAAAGGTATGA
- a CDS encoding molybdenum cofactor biosynthesis protein B, with protein sequence MKDSAVKEHHKGSKGSYSFAIITISSSRFEKYGHVSSPQEAEDRSGQTMESLILREGHSISSYRLVDDNPDSIAGAVLEAVKSDADMVITSGGTGLTSRDVTIESVVPMFSKQMQGFGELFRYKSIEQIGNSVILTRALAGVISGKAVFCLPGSPAAVELALGDIIIPEAGHIMKHVRE encoded by the coding sequence ATGAAAGACTCCGCTGTAAAGGAACACCATAAAGGGAGCAAAGGCTCTTACAGTTTTGCCATTATCACAATATCAAGTTCCAGATTTGAGAAATATGGTCATGTATCCTCTCCGCAGGAAGCGGAGGACAGGTCAGGGCAGACAATGGAGAGCCTGATTCTCCGGGAAGGCCACAGTATATCCAGTTACCGGCTTGTGGATGACAATCCTGACTCTATCGCCGGCGCGGTCCTTGAAGCTGTAAAGTCGGATGCCGACATGGTTATAACTAGTGGTGGCACAGGTCTCACCTCAAGGGATGTGACCATCGAGTCCGTTGTGCCCATGTTCAGCAAGCAGATGCAGGGCTTCGGAGAGCTTTTCAGGTATAAGAGCATTGAGCAAATAGGCAATTCCGTTATACTCACCCGCGCCTTGGCCGGAGTTATATCGGGAAAGGCAGTCTTTTGCCTGCCTGGCTCTCCGGCTGCAGTGGAGTTAGCTCTGGGCGATATAATAATTCCTGAGGCAGGGCATATAATGAAACATGTACGCGAGTAA
- a CDS encoding 50S ribosomal protein L10e, with product MVRKPASMYRNVRQRSFTRRKYMGGVPGSQVIHYDMGNKNSEFPIKLSLVVDERCQIRHTALEAARITANRAITAAAGRTGFHLKLRVYPHEVLRENKQATGAGADRVSSGMRGAYGKNVSTAARVSAGQKIFTISVNKENFATAKDALRKAGHKLPTPVRITIDQGLELVQ from the coding sequence ATGGTAAGAAAACCAGCAAGTATGTACAGGAACGTAAGACAACGTTCATTCACAAGAAGAAAATACATGGGTGGTGTGCCTGGAAGCCAGGTCATTCACTACGATATGGGTAACAAGAATTCCGAGTTCCCAATAAAGCTTTCACTGGTAGTTGACGAAAGGTGCCAGATACGCCATACCGCACTCGAGGCCGCACGTATCACTGCCAACAGGGCCATAACAGCTGCAGCTGGACGTACAGGCTTCCACCTCAAACTGAGAGTCTATCCTCACGAAGTGCTCAGGGAGAACAAGCAGGCAACCGGAGCAGGTGCAGACCGTGTATCCAGTGGTATGCGTGGCGCCTATGGTAAGAATGTAAGTACCGCAGCAAGGGTTTCTGCCGGACAGAAGATATTCACGATATCAGTCAATAAAGAGAACTTTGCGACAGCAAAGGATGCACTTCGAAAGGCTGGCCACAAACTGCCGACTCCTGTCAGGATCACCATCGATCAGGGACTTGAGCTTGTACAGTAA